From one Streptomyces sp. ICC1 genomic stretch:
- a CDS encoding rod shape-determining protein, which yields MTVSLEQLRRCHVAVDLGAARTRVYVKGAGLVVDEPSVAAVNTRTGALIAVGTFAERMTGRTPDYIRVVRPVSGGTVVDIEMAQRMLRHLLGEKLRRALRRKPRLRAAACTPHDADPLAQRAAVETLVGLGARRVELVDTLIAAAVGCGLPVEQPTATMIMVCGAAATQVAVLSLGSIVTAERIPVGGEAIDHAVVQHLRHAHELMLPSQAVRPLQLALHGNGITAEGPASTLIHGRDVATGLARSVHVDTAAVRDAIHTPLTAVLDGIGKVLRDCPPDLVADLTDRGIMMVGGSALLPGLDQMLRDATGMPVAIAERPDICAILGLGMMLEGKIAPMVLNPLAE from the coding sequence GTGACCGTCAGTCTTGAGCAGTTGCGCCGCTGCCACGTCGCCGTCGACCTCGGAGCGGCCCGGACCCGCGTGTACGTCAAGGGCGCCGGTCTGGTCGTGGACGAACCCAGCGTCGCCGCGGTGAACACGCGGACCGGCGCACTCATCGCCGTCGGCACCTTCGCCGAGCGGATGACCGGCCGCACGCCCGACTACATCCGGGTCGTCCGCCCCGTCTCCGGCGGCACCGTCGTGGACATCGAGATGGCCCAGCGCATGCTGCGCCACCTCCTCGGCGAGAAGCTGCGGCGCGCCCTGCGCCGCAAGCCCCGGCTGCGGGCCGCCGCCTGCACCCCCCACGACGCCGACCCGCTCGCCCAGCGGGCCGCCGTCGAAACCCTCGTCGGACTCGGCGCCCGCCGCGTCGAACTCGTCGACACCCTGATCGCGGCCGCCGTCGGCTGCGGACTGCCCGTGGAGCAGCCGACCGCGACGATGATCATGGTGTGCGGGGCCGCCGCCACCCAGGTCGCCGTCCTGTCCCTCGGTTCGATCGTCACCGCCGAGCGGATCCCCGTCGGCGGCGAGGCCATCGACCACGCGGTGGTCCAGCACCTGCGCCACGCGCACGAGCTGATGCTGCCCAGCCAGGCCGTCCGCCCCCTCCAGCTGGCCCTGCACGGCAACGGCATCACCGCCGAGGGCCCGGCCTCCACCCTCATCCACGGCCGCGACGTGGCCACCGGCCTGGCCCGCTCCGTCCACGTGGACACCGCGGCCGTCCGGGACGCCATCCACACCCCGCTGACCGCCGTCCTCGACGGCATCGGCAAGGTGCTGCGCGACTGCCCGCCGGACCTGGTCGCGGACCTGACGGACCGGGGGATCATGATGGTGGGCGGCAGCGCCCTGCTGCCGGGCCTGGATCAGATGCTCCGCGACGCGACCGGAATGCCCGTCGCCATCGCGGAACGGCCGGACATCTGCGCGATCCTGGGCCTCGGCATGATGCTCGAAGGAAAGATCGCCCCCATGGTTCTGAACCCGCTGGCCGAATGA
- a CDS encoding NAD(P)-binding domain-containing protein, with amino-acid sequence MTDTSTKTPLTLIGLGSMGTALARTWLAAGHPLTVWNRTPAKAEALAAEGAVVAASAAEAVAANGLVVLCLLDDASVGSALEGLDLTGKDLVDLTTGTPADGRARAAWAQERGARFLDGGIMATPSMIGVPEAGGYVFYSGSPALFEAHRGTLEVPAGPRFVGSDPGHAALHDVALLSAMTGLFAGISHAYALIEGEGISPKDLAPLLTEWLGAMGFFAGAAAERLVSGDFTTGVESNLAMQVAASATYLRTAAEQGVSPELISPYLDLMRERLTADPAAHGGEDTTGVIKLLKRRAA; translated from the coding sequence ATGACCGACACCAGCACGAAGACCCCGCTCACCCTCATCGGACTCGGCTCGATGGGCACCGCCCTCGCCCGCACCTGGCTCGCCGCCGGGCACCCGCTCACCGTCTGGAACCGCACCCCCGCCAAGGCCGAGGCCCTCGCCGCCGAAGGCGCCGTCGTGGCCGCGAGCGCCGCCGAGGCGGTGGCCGCGAACGGCCTCGTCGTACTCTGCCTGCTGGACGACGCCAGCGTCGGTTCGGCCCTGGAGGGCCTGGACCTGACCGGCAAGGACCTGGTCGACCTGACCACCGGCACGCCCGCCGACGGCCGCGCCCGGGCGGCGTGGGCCCAGGAGCGCGGGGCCCGGTTCCTCGACGGCGGGATCATGGCCACGCCGTCCATGATCGGCGTCCCCGAAGCCGGCGGGTACGTCTTCTACAGCGGCTCCCCCGCCCTCTTCGAGGCACACCGCGGCACGCTGGAGGTCCCGGCCGGCCCCCGCTTCGTGGGTTCCGACCCCGGTCACGCGGCCCTGCACGACGTGGCCCTGCTGAGCGCGATGACCGGGCTGTTCGCCGGGATCTCGCACGCCTACGCGCTGATCGAGGGCGAGGGGATCTCCCCGAAGGACCTGGCTCCGCTGCTGACCGAGTGGCTGGGGGCGATGGGCTTCTTCGCGGGCGCCGCCGCCGAGCGGCTGGTCTCGGGGGACTTCACCACGGGCGTCGAGTCGAACCTGGCCATGCAGGTCGCGGCGAGCGCCACCTATCTGCGGACCGCAGCGGAGCAGGGCGTCAGCCCCGAGCTGATCAGTCCGTACCTGGACCTGATGCGGGAGCGGCTGACGGCCGATCCGGCGGCCCACGGGGGCGAGGACACCACGGGGGTGATCAAGCTGCTGAAGCGCCGGGCCGCTTAG
- a CDS encoding EI24 domain-containing protein, with protein MRDLAGGFGYLLAGQRWVLKHGRWLGFGLLPGLVSLVLYAGALIGLGYGADDLTAWATPFADGWSSPWLGFFRGFLTAVLFGLGLFLAVITFTAVTLLVGQPFYESLSEQVDRSEGGEVPESGLTLWQELWISARDSLKILGRVLLYGILLFALGFVPVLGQTVVPALGFCVTGFFLTQELVSVALMRRRIELPGQLALLRSRRALVLGFGVPLVLAFLVPFVAVFLMPGAVAGATLMARDLLDVDGETDPRAREGQDRQHGQDGPGEAGAGMAGETPAGSFGPPPVY; from the coding sequence ATGCGTGATCTTGCGGGGGGATTCGGGTATCTGCTGGCCGGACAGCGGTGGGTGCTGAAGCACGGACGCTGGCTGGGCTTCGGCCTGCTGCCCGGGCTCGTCTCCCTGGTCCTGTACGCCGGGGCGCTCATCGGCCTCGGCTACGGCGCCGACGACCTGACCGCCTGGGCGACTCCCTTCGCCGACGGCTGGTCCTCGCCGTGGCTCGGGTTCTTCCGCGGCTTCCTGACCGCCGTGCTCTTCGGCCTCGGCCTCTTCCTCGCCGTGATCACCTTCACCGCCGTGACGCTGCTCGTGGGCCAGCCCTTCTACGAGTCCCTCTCGGAGCAGGTGGACCGGAGCGAGGGCGGCGAGGTCCCCGAGTCGGGGCTCACCCTCTGGCAGGAACTGTGGATCTCCGCCCGGGACAGCCTCAAGATCCTCGGCCGGGTGCTGCTCTACGGGATCCTGCTCTTCGCCCTCGGCTTCGTGCCCGTGCTCGGGCAGACCGTGGTGCCGGCCCTCGGCTTCTGCGTCACCGGCTTCTTCCTGACCCAGGAGCTCGTCTCCGTCGCCCTGATGCGCCGTCGGATCGAGCTCCCCGGGCAGCTGGCGCTGCTGCGCTCGCGCCGGGCGCTGGTGCTCGGCTTCGGCGTACCGCTGGTGCTCGCCTTCCTGGTGCCGTTCGTCGCCGTGTTCCTGATGCCGGGCGCGGTGGCCGGGGCCACGCTGATGGCCAGGGACCTGCTGGACGTGGACGGGGAAACGGACCCGCGGGCGCGGGAGGGGCAGGACAGGCAGCACGGGCAGGACGGCCCGGGCGAAGCCGGTGCCGGGATGGCGGGGGAGACCCCGGCCGGCAGTTTCGGCCCGCCGCCCGTGTACTAA
- a CDS encoding esterase-like activity of phytase family protein translates to MRGRIRPDAKGAPQALADTGGPKRDRSCSPYLSVAGYSDSLDKATLDGKPVGGLSGLSVTARTRWGGRCGGIQTWERRGGGGEFVPGRRYAYPVAAGHGLVELAPTRDGRLIVLERGFTQQFEITARLYAADPLGATDASKVAAPAEGPGLRTARKTPIGDFDAWRSGPPGCTGWT, encoded by the coding sequence GTGCGCGGGCGCATTCGGCCGGATGCGAAAGGGGCCCCGCAGGCCCTCGCGGACACCGGGGGGCCGAAGCGGGACCGCTCCTGCTCGCCGTACCTCTCCGTCGCGGGCTACTCGGACTCCCTCGACAAGGCCACCCTCGACGGGAAGCCGGTCGGCGGGCTCTCCGGGCTCTCCGTGACGGCAAGGACGCGCTGGGGCGGACGCTGCGGCGGAATCCAGACCTGGGAACGGCGCGGCGGCGGCGGGGAGTTCGTCCCGGGCCGGCGGTACGCCTACCCGGTGGCCGCCGGGCACGGGCTGGTGGAGCTCGCGCCGACGCGCGACGGCCGGCTGATCGTGCTGGAGCGCGGCTTCACCCAGCAGTTCGAGATCACGGCACGGCTGTACGCCGCCGACCCCCTGGGCGCGACGGACGCCTCGAAGGTGGCCGCGCCGGCGGAGGGGCCGGGCCTGCGCACCGCGCGCAAGACGCCGATCGGGGACTTCGACGCCTGGCGCAGCGGACCACCCGGCTGTACCGGGTGGACGTGA
- a CDS encoding NADP-dependent oxidoreductase translates to MSQIPAVSREWHLVRRPQGWPVAEDFALREVPVAAPAPGRILVRNLHMSVDPYMRGRMNDVKSYIPPFQLDKPMDGGAVGEVVASADERFAVGDHVLHGLGWREYADVDAKHATAVDASLAPLSAYLGVLGMPGLTAYAGLFEVASFKAGDSVFVSGAAGAVGSLVGQFAKIKGASRVIGSAGSDEKVTLLTEKYGFDAAFNYKNGPVAGQLREAAPEGIDVYFDNVGGDHLEAAISSLNVHGRATLCGAIAQYNDTEPAPGPRNLALVIGKRLRLQGVLVGDHAGMQQQFVQDVAGWLRSGQLVADETVFEGVENATGAFLGMLRGENTGKMIVSFTR, encoded by the coding sequence ATGTCCCAGATCCCTGCCGTCAGCCGCGAGTGGCACCTCGTCCGCCGCCCGCAGGGCTGGCCCGTCGCCGAGGACTTCGCCCTGCGCGAGGTGCCCGTCGCCGCCCCGGCCCCCGGCCGGATCCTGGTGCGCAACCTCCACATGTCCGTGGACCCCTACATGCGCGGCCGGATGAACGACGTGAAGTCCTACATCCCGCCCTTCCAGCTCGACAAGCCCATGGACGGCGGCGCGGTCGGCGAGGTCGTGGCCTCCGCGGACGAGCGCTTCGCGGTCGGCGACCACGTACTGCACGGCCTCGGCTGGCGCGAATACGCGGACGTGGACGCCAAGCACGCCACCGCGGTCGACGCCTCCCTCGCCCCGCTCTCCGCCTACCTCGGCGTCCTCGGCATGCCCGGCCTGACGGCCTACGCGGGCCTCTTCGAGGTGGCCTCCTTCAAGGCGGGCGACTCCGTCTTCGTCTCCGGCGCCGCCGGAGCGGTCGGCAGCCTCGTCGGCCAGTTCGCGAAGATCAAGGGCGCCTCCCGGGTGATCGGCTCCGCCGGCTCCGACGAGAAGGTGACGCTCCTCACGGAGAAGTACGGTTTCGACGCCGCCTTCAACTACAAGAACGGCCCCGTCGCCGGGCAGCTGCGCGAGGCCGCGCCCGAAGGCATCGACGTCTACTTCGACAACGTCGGCGGCGACCACCTCGAAGCCGCCATCTCCTCCCTGAACGTGCACGGCCGCGCCACCCTGTGCGGGGCCATCGCCCAGTACAACGACACGGAACCCGCGCCCGGTCCGCGCAACCTCGCGCTGGTCATCGGCAAGCGCCTGCGCCTCCAGGGCGTCCTCGTCGGCGACCACGCCGGGATGCAGCAGCAGTTCGTCCAGGACGTGGCCGGCTGGCTGCGCTCGGGGCAGCTCGTCGCCGACGAAACGGTCTTCGAGGGCGTGGAGAACGCGACCGGCGCGTTCCTCGGAATGCTGCGCGGCGAGAACACCGGAAAGATGATCGTTTCCTTCACCCGTTAG
- a CDS encoding class I SAM-dependent methyltransferase has translation MDRNIRTVDDVLALMDGLFAPEADRWTTGGSSWWDDFYTDRERPVPFFAAKPDENLVSCLARGLIAPGGRALDLGCGPGRNALHLASLGFEVDAVDLSPTALAWAAERVRAAGAPADRIRFHQGDAFGAAGAGLVGPYDVIYDSGCFHHLPPHRRVSYLALLDRLLAPGGSFALTCFASGAMGSELPDAEFYGRARLEGGLAYTAESLRWVFGDLTEVELRRMNDEPPSSGSFGEAFLWTALFRRPADGAQGLGPGLRP, from the coding sequence ATGGACCGGAACATACGCACTGTCGACGATGTGCTCGCCCTCATGGACGGCCTCTTCGCACCGGAGGCCGACCGCTGGACGACCGGCGGATCCTCCTGGTGGGACGACTTCTACACGGACCGGGAACGTCCGGTTCCCTTCTTCGCGGCGAAGCCCGACGAGAACCTCGTCTCCTGCCTCGCCCGCGGCCTGATCGCCCCGGGCGGCCGCGCCCTCGACCTGGGCTGCGGCCCCGGCCGCAACGCCCTGCACCTGGCCTCGCTCGGCTTCGAGGTGGACGCCGTGGACCTCTCCCCGACGGCCCTGGCGTGGGCCGCGGAGCGGGTCCGCGCGGCCGGGGCGCCGGCGGATCGGATCCGCTTCCACCAGGGCGACGCCTTCGGCGCGGCCGGCGCCGGGCTCGTGGGCCCGTACGACGTGATCTACGACTCCGGCTGCTTCCACCACCTGCCGCCGCACCGCCGCGTCAGCTACCTGGCCCTGCTGGACCGGCTCCTGGCGCCCGGCGGCAGCTTCGCCCTCACCTGCTTCGCCTCCGGCGCGATGGGCTCCGAACTGCCCGACGCCGAGTTCTACGGCCGGGCCCGCCTCGAGGGCGGCCTCGCCTACACCGCGGAGTCGTTGCGGTGGGTCTTCGGCGACCTCACCGAGGTCGAGCTGCGCCGGATGAACGACGAGCCGCCCTCGTCCGGCTCCTTCGGCGAGGCCTTCCTGTGGACGGCGCTGTTCCGCCGCCCGGCCGACGGGGCCCAGGGCCTCGGGCCGGGCCTCAGGCCGTGA
- a CDS encoding GAF domain-containing protein, producing MTRPAVSPHDGEDAQPSSLPVLLEAVLSVGSELELRSTLQHIVDSAAELCTARYAALGVIDPERARLTELFTTGLTEAERAAIPHLPDGRCGLLGTLIADPRPLVLEDLTQDPRAAGFPPGHPSMRSFLGVPIRVHTEVFGNLYLTEKAGGGPFTDADLALVRVLASQAGIAIGNARLYETVRRRERWIEGAAAVTTTLLAGRPAADALMCVAERARLLADAAAGVVLQPTAEGGMEIVAASTQGDPGDLVGTAIAPGSAVLEQLLGGEPVFIDDSATDPRMTTHVRERFGPSMMLPLQSGGQLIGTLALPRVRGGPPYDAVDRLLASQFASQAALALVLADAQHDREQLAVYEDRDRIARDLHDLVVQRLFATEMMLESTRRRSANAPAGDTVGEELSRAVDELDSTIQEVRTAIFALQQPPTDAPTTFRGRVLRETGGAAVLLGFQPSVHFAGTVDALLSEPVAADLLAALRGALAAAHRRSEVTSIEVEVDAVPARVRLTVSDDGRTEAGTRGTTLTWESPL from the coding sequence ATGACGCGTCCCGCCGTGTCCCCCCACGACGGCGAGGACGCGCAGCCCTCGAGCCTGCCCGTCCTGCTGGAGGCGGTCCTCAGCGTCGGCTCCGAACTCGAGCTGCGCAGCACCCTCCAGCACATCGTGGATTCGGCGGCCGAACTGTGCACGGCCCGGTACGCGGCGCTCGGGGTCATCGACCCCGAGCGCGCCCGGCTGACCGAGCTGTTCACGACCGGCCTGACCGAAGCCGAGAGGGCGGCGATCCCCCACCTGCCGGACGGCCGCTGCGGCTTGCTCGGCACCCTGATCGCCGACCCGCGCCCGCTCGTGCTGGAGGACCTCACCCAAGATCCCCGAGCGGCCGGCTTCCCGCCCGGGCACCCGTCGATGCGCAGCTTCCTCGGCGTCCCCATCCGGGTCCACACCGAGGTCTTCGGCAACCTCTACCTCACCGAGAAGGCGGGCGGCGGCCCCTTCACGGACGCGGACCTCGCGCTGGTCCGCGTACTGGCCTCGCAGGCGGGCATAGCGATCGGCAACGCCCGGCTGTACGAGACGGTGCGCCGCCGGGAGCGCTGGATCGAGGGCGCCGCCGCCGTGACCACCACCCTGCTCGCGGGCCGGCCCGCGGCCGACGCGCTGATGTGCGTGGCCGAACGGGCGCGGCTGCTGGCGGACGCGGCCGCCGGGGTCGTCCTGCAGCCCACCGCGGAAGGCGGCATGGAGATCGTGGCCGCCTCCACCCAGGGGGACCCCGGGGACCTGGTGGGCACGGCCATCGCGCCGGGCTCGGCGGTCCTGGAACAACTCCTCGGCGGCGAGCCGGTCTTCATCGACGACTCGGCGACCGACCCCCGGATGACCACGCACGTGCGCGAGCGCTTCGGCCCCAGCATGATGCTGCCGCTGCAGAGCGGCGGCCAGCTGATCGGCACCCTCGCCCTGCCCCGGGTCCGCGGCGGCCCCCCCTACGACGCGGTCGACCGGCTGCTGGCCTCGCAGTTCGCCTCCCAGGCCGCGCTGGCCCTCGTACTGGCGGACGCCCAGCACGACCGCGAGCAGTTGGCCGTCTACGAGGACCGCGACCGCATCGCCCGGGACCTGCACGACCTGGTGGTGCAGCGGCTGTTCGCGACCGAGATGATGCTGGAGAGCACCCGGCGCCGCTCCGCCAACGCGCCCGCCGGCGACACGGTCGGCGAGGAACTGAGCCGGGCGGTCGACGAGCTGGACTCCACGATCCAGGAGGTCCGCACGGCCATCTTCGCCCTCCAGCAGCCGCCCACGGACGCGCCGACGACCTTCCGCGGCCGGGTCCTGCGGGAGACCGGCGGGGCGGCGGTCCTGCTGGGCTTCCAGCCGTCGGTCCACTTCGCGGGCACGGTGGACGCGCTGTTGTCGGAGCCGGTGGCGGCCGACCTCCTCGCCGCGCTGCGCGGCGCGCTGGCCGCCGCGCACCGCCGCTCGGAGGTCACCTCCATCGAGGTCGAGGTCGACGCCGTCCCCGCCCGCGTCCGCCTCACCGTCTCCGACGACGGCCGCACGGAGGCGGGCACCCGGGGCACGACCCTGACGTGGGAGTCCCCGCTCTGA
- a CDS encoding organic hydroperoxide resistance protein → MSIQYSDVAYTAVATAENGRDGRVATNDGKLDVVVNPPKELGGSGEGTNPEQLFAAGYSACFQGALGVVARNENADISGSTVTAEVGIGKNDDGFGIIVKISATIPNVDAAIAKDLIEKAHQVCPYSKATRGNITVELAV, encoded by the coding sequence ATGTCCATCCAGTACTCCGATGTCGCTTACACCGCCGTGGCCACCGCCGAGAACGGCCGTGACGGCCGCGTCGCCACCAACGACGGCAAGCTCGACGTCGTCGTGAACCCGCCGAAGGAGCTCGGCGGCAGCGGCGAGGGCACCAACCCCGAGCAGCTGTTCGCCGCCGGCTACAGCGCCTGCTTCCAGGGTGCGCTCGGCGTCGTCGCCCGCAACGAGAACGCCGACATCTCCGGCTCCACGGTCACCGCCGAGGTCGGCATCGGCAAGAACGACGACGGCTTCGGCATCATCGTCAAGATCTCGGCCACCATCCCGAACGTGGACGCCGCCATCGCCAAGGACCTCATCGAGAAGGCCCACCAGGTCTGCCCGTACTCCAAGGCGACCCGCGGCAACATCACGGTCGAGCTCGCGGTCTGA
- a CDS encoding carboxyl transferase domain-containing protein gives MTNRLSARAAVASVTDSGSFEELPAPLGESAPDGPLGWAGYDDSRTRAARRTGEDESVVVGTALLGGRPAVVIAFEFGFLGGSLGGRTGDRLEAAHAHARAHRLPLVSLIATGGSRMQEGMLALTQLQRVARQCALTRAAGLAQIAVLRDPTTGGGWATLGAGADVILALPGAQVGFAGSRVRPADADPAAYSAEGQYAAGHVDAVVPAAELPATLAAWLRVLAAPRSAGPVEPPAALADVAPPATGWDAVRLARDPGRPRAGRYLDAYFELRLPLSGDRAGGVDPGMLCGFGLREGRAVAYAAQCGTATRPAGYRTAARVVRLADRLGIPVLTLVDTPGAANDAAAEHAGAGAAIADAFAALASAAVPLTTLLIGEGGSGGALALAAPGNTWVTPDSYFSVIAPELAAAILKRPPESAPATADQLRVRPQDLVALGVARGIVSPAKD, from the coding sequence GTGACGAACCGCCTCTCGGCCCGCGCGGCCGTCGCCTCCGTGACCGACTCCGGCAGCTTCGAGGAACTGCCCGCGCCCCTCGGGGAGTCGGCCCCCGACGGCCCCCTCGGCTGGGCCGGCTACGACGACTCCCGCACGCGCGCGGCGCGGCGGACCGGCGAGGACGAGTCCGTCGTCGTCGGTACGGCCCTCCTCGGCGGACGTCCCGCCGTCGTGATCGCCTTCGAATTCGGCTTCCTCGGCGGGTCGCTGGGCGGGCGGACGGGCGACCGGCTCGAAGCCGCCCACGCCCACGCCCGCGCCCACCGGCTCCCCCTCGTCTCGCTCATCGCCACCGGCGGCTCCCGCATGCAGGAGGGCATGCTCGCGCTGACCCAGCTGCAGCGCGTGGCCCGCCAGTGCGCCCTCACCCGCGCGGCCGGGCTGGCGCAGATCGCCGTCCTTCGCGATCCCACCACCGGCGGCGGCTGGGCCACCCTCGGCGCGGGGGCCGACGTGATCCTCGCGCTGCCCGGGGCGCAGGTCGGCTTCGCCGGGTCCCGGGTCCGGCCGGCGGACGCCGATCCGGCGGCCTACAGCGCCGAGGGCCAGTACGCCGCCGGGCACGTCGACGCGGTCGTCCCCGCGGCGGAGCTGCCCGCGACCCTCGCCGCCTGGCTCCGCGTGCTGGCCGCGCCCCGCTCCGCCGGGCCCGTCGAGCCGCCCGCCGCGCTGGCCGACGTGGCGCCCCCGGCCACCGGGTGGGACGCCGTCCGCCTGGCCCGGGATCCCGGCCGGCCGCGCGCGGGGCGGTACCTGGACGCGTACTTCGAGCTCCGGCTGCCGCTGTCCGGGGACCGCGCGGGCGGCGTGGACCCCGGGATGCTGTGCGGTTTCGGGCTCCGGGAGGGCCGGGCCGTGGCCTACGCCGCCCAGTGCGGCACCGCCACCCGCCCGGCGGGCTACCGCACCGCGGCCCGCGTCGTCCGGCTCGCGGACCGGCTCGGCATCCCCGTGCTCACCCTGGTGGACACCCCGGGCGCGGCCAACGACGCCGCCGCCGAGCACGCGGGGGCGGGCGCCGCCATCGCCGACGCCTTCGCGGCGCTCGCCTCGGCCGCGGTGCCCTTGACCACCCTCCTGATCGGCGAGGGCGGCTCGGGCGGCGCCCTGGCCCTGGCCGCGCCGGGCAACACCTGGGTCACCCCGGACAGCTACTTCTCGGTGATCGCCCCGGAGCTGGCGGCGGCCATCCTCAAGCGGCCCCCGGAGTCGGCCCCGGCGACGGCGGACCAACTGCGCGTCCGCCCCCAGGACCTGGTCGCCCTGGGCGTCGCCCGCGGGATCGTCTCCCCCGCCAAGGACTGA
- a CDS encoding MarR family transcriptional regulator, producing MPSRRVDPLTVEVVELIGDVVSRYHEEYEHAAASHQLTGAQARVLNLLSLEPMAMRKIAQKLKCEPSNVTGIVDRLETRGLVERRPDPADRRVKLAAPTEEGLQTADRLRESLDFAREPLAGLSAAERAVLRDLLRRMLG from the coding sequence ATGCCCAGTCGTCGTGTTGACCCCCTGACCGTTGAGGTCGTCGAGCTCATCGGCGACGTCGTGTCCCGCTACCACGAGGAGTACGAGCACGCGGCCGCCAGCCACCAGCTGACCGGGGCGCAGGCACGCGTGCTGAACCTGCTCTCGCTGGAGCCGATGGCGATGCGCAAGATCGCGCAGAAGCTGAAGTGCGAGCCGTCGAACGTCACCGGCATCGTGGACCGGCTGGAGACCCGGGGCCTCGTCGAGCGGCGCCCCGACCCGGCCGACCGGCGCGTCAAACTGGCCGCGCCCACCGAGGAGGGGCTGCAGACCGCCGACCGGCTGCGGGAGTCGCTGGACTTCGCGCGCGAGCCGCTGGCCGGGCTCTCCGCGGCGGAGCGGGCGGTCCTGCGCGATCTGCTCAGGCGGATGCTGGGCTGA
- a CDS encoding triacylglycerol lipase, with amino-acid sequence MLTARQRLLALLTLCLALLAAPALPAQASGGAPARPATARTPVVFVHGYNADPGVWGSLREDLRADGYADSELFSFGYDTHQSVNEVLAGRLAAYVDQVRRDTGAARVDIVSHSFGSLVSRWYVKFGGGAAGVGHWVSLAGPNRGTSTAWACALWDQACRDMTPGSYVVKNLNSGDETPGAVKYATFWSNCDEVVNPDDSVPLTGATNTPVGCLKHNDLLGDDPTSAGVRAFLRS; translated from the coding sequence ATGCTGACGGCCCGCCAGAGACTGCTCGCGCTCCTGACGCTCTGCCTGGCGCTGCTCGCGGCGCCCGCGCTCCCGGCCCAGGCCTCCGGCGGGGCCCCGGCCCGGCCCGCGACCGCCCGCACCCCGGTGGTCTTCGTGCACGGCTACAACGCCGACCCCGGGGTCTGGGGTTCCCTGCGCGAGGACCTGCGCGCCGACGGGTACGCCGACTCCGAGCTCTTCTCCTTCGGATACGACACCCACCAGTCCGTCAACGAGGTCCTCGCCGGCCGGCTCGCCGCCTACGTCGACCAGGTCCGCCGGGACACCGGCGCCGCCCGCGTGGACATCGTCAGCCACTCCTTCGGCTCGCTCGTCAGCCGCTGGTACGTGAAGTTCGGCGGCGGCGCCGCGGGCGTCGGCCACTGGGTCTCCCTGGCCGGCCCCAACCGGGGCACCTCCACCGCCTGGGCCTGCGCCCTGTGGGACCAGGCCTGCCGCGACATGACCCCCGGTTCGTACGTCGTGAAGAACCTGAACTCCGGCGACGAGACGCCCGGCGCCGTGAAGTACGCGACCTTCTGGTCGAACTGCGACGAGGTCGTCAACCCCGACGACAGCGTTCCGCTCACCGGCGCGACGAACACCCCGGTCGGCTGCCTCAAGCACAACGACCTGCTCGGCGACGACCCCACCTCGGCGGGAGTGCGGGCCTTCCTGCGCTCCTAG
- a CDS encoding helix-turn-helix domain-containing protein: MAQTQRPGADHCGIAAAMSVIDGKWKVSVLWELEQRPRRFGELRRLVPGVSEKVLAAQLRELETDGVVHREVYEEVPPRVEYSLTPLGLELNEALASLGAWGAKHLLPDAPGITA, encoded by the coding sequence ATGGCGCAGACACAGCGGCCGGGCGCGGATCACTGCGGGATCGCCGCGGCGATGTCCGTGATCGACGGCAAGTGGAAGGTGTCGGTCTTGTGGGAGCTGGAGCAGCGCCCGCGCCGCTTCGGCGAACTGCGCCGACTGGTGCCGGGGGTCTCGGAGAAGGTCCTCGCGGCCCAGCTGCGCGAGCTGGAGACGGACGGCGTCGTCCACCGCGAGGTCTACGAGGAGGTGCCGCCGCGCGTCGAGTACTCCCTGACCCCGCTGGGCCTGGAGCTGAACGAGGCCCTGGCGTCCCTCGGCGCGTGGGGCGCCAAGCACCTGCTCCCCGACGCGCCGGGCATCACGGCCTGA